The following proteins come from a genomic window of Clostridium cylindrosporum DSM 605:
- a CDS encoding phosphopentomutase, with product MVMNRVILIVLDSVGIGEMPDAHIYGDDGSNTIGNISKSQGGISLNKLASLGFSNIDGIEGLSKVENPLGSYGRLMEKSKGKDTTTGHFEIAGIIVEKEFPTYPNGFPREVIEEFEEKTGLKVIGNRVASGTEIVEELGEEHVKTGNPICYTSADSVFQIAAHEDIIPIDRLYEICVIARKILVGEHGVGRVIARPFIGTKGNFKRTSNRRDFSLKPPKKTMLDYIKNSNMDVQAVGKIEDIYAGEGITDAVHISDNMDGVNKTLEYIKSDSKGLIFTNLVDFDMHYGHRNNPIGYKKALEEFDNRLQEIIDAMKKEDVLIITADHGCDPTTPSTDHSREYTPLVIYGENIKQGVNLGTRDSFSDIGKTVLDILNIENDIDGISFKKEILKESI from the coding sequence ATGGTAATGAATAGAGTGATATTAATTGTTTTGGACAGTGTGGGAATTGGAGAAATGCCCGATGCTCATATTTATGGTGATGATGGAAGTAATACCATAGGAAATATATCAAAATCTCAAGGTGGAATTTCTTTAAATAAACTTGCTTCACTTGGGTTTTCTAATATAGATGGAATAGAAGGTCTAAGTAAAGTTGAAAATCCTCTAGGAAGTTATGGTAGACTAATGGAAAAGTCTAAGGGAAAGGACACTACAACTGGACATTTTGAAATTGCAGGAATTATAGTAGAAAAGGAATTTCCTACTTATCCTAATGGTTTTCCAAGGGAAGTTATAGAGGAATTTGAAGAAAAGACAGGACTTAAGGTTATAGGAAATAGGGTTGCATCAGGTACTGAAATAGTAGAGGAACTTGGTGAAGAACATGTTAAAACTGGAAATCCTATATGTTATACATCTGCGGATAGTGTATTTCAAATTGCTGCACATGAAGATATTATACCTATAGATAGACTATATGAGATATGCGTTATAGCTAGAAAAATACTAGTAGGAGAGCATGGAGTAGGTAGGGTTATTGCAAGACCATTTATTGGCACAAAGGGTAACTTTAAAAGGACTTCTAATAGACGTGATTTTTCATTAAAACCACCTAAGAAAACAATGCTCGACTATATTAAAAATAGTAACATGGATGTTCAAGCAGTTGGAAAAATAGAAGATATTTATGCTGGTGAAGGAATCACAGATGCAGTGCATATAAGTGATAATATGGATGGTGTAAATAAAACATTAGAATATATTAAAAGTGACTCAAAGGGTCTTATTTTTACTAATTTAGTTGATTTTGATATGCACTATGGACATAGAAACAATCCAATAGGATATAAAAAGGCTTTAGAGGAATTTGACAATAGGCTTCAAGAAATTATAGATGCTATGAAAAAAGAGGATGTTTTAATTATTACTGCAGATCATGGTTGTGACCCAACAACACCGAGTACTGATCATTCTAGAGAATATACTCCACTTGTAATATATGGAGAAAACATTAAACAAGGAGTAAATCTTGGTACACGTGATAGTTTCTCGGATATAGGAAAAACAGTTTTAGACATATTGAATATTGAAAATGATATAGATGGCATAAGCTTTAAGAAAGAAATTTTAAAGGAGAGTATTTAA
- the spo0A gene encoding sporulation transcription factor Spo0A — translation MENRKIKILIADDNKEFSSILSQYLKEQKDFEVVAIANDGLEAVEFVGNYRPDVLVLDIIMPHLDGLGVLEKINSMNGINIPKVIVLSAVGQDKITQRAINLGAEYYVVKPFDMDIFSKRIRQMFSLGSMQQEIRRTPSLVMPESHVFSNVNSLEAEITNIIHEIGVPAHIKGYLYLREAIQMVVKDIELLSAVTKELYPSIAKKYNTTASRVERAIRHAIEVAWSRGQVETINRIFGYTVHNDKGKPTNSEFIAMVADKLRLQQKLG, via the coding sequence ATGGAAAATAGAAAGATCAAAATTCTTATCGCCGATGACAACAAGGAATTTTCAAGCATATTAAGTCAATACTTAAAGGAACAGAAAGACTTTGAGGTTGTTGCGATTGCCAATGATGGACTAGAAGCAGTTGAATTCGTAGGAAATTACAGACCAGATGTTTTGGTTCTAGATATAATAATGCCTCATTTAGACGGCCTTGGGGTACTTGAAAAGATAAATTCAATGAATGGAATAAATATACCAAAGGTTATAGTTTTATCTGCTGTTGGACAAGATAAAATTACTCAAAGAGCTATTAACCTTGGTGCGGAGTATTATGTTGTAAAACCTTTTGATATGGATATATTTAGTAAAAGAATAAGACAAATGTTTTCCCTAGGGTCAATGCAACAAGAAATTAGAAGAACTCCATCACTTGTTATGCCAGAAAGTCATGTATTTTCTAATGTTAATTCACTAGAAGCTGAGATTACAAATATAATTCATGAAATCGGTGTTCCAGCGCATATAAAAGGCTATCTATATTTAAGGGAAGCTATTCAAATGGTAGTTAAAGATATAGAATTGCTTAGTGCAGTTACAAAGGAACTATATCCTTCTATTGCTAAAAAATATAACACAACAGCAAGTAGAGTTGAAAGGGCAATTAGACATGCTATAGAGGTTGCATGGTCAAGAGGACAAGTTGAAACTATTAATAGAATTTTTGGATATACCGTACATAATGACAAAGGTAAACCTACAAATTCTGAATTTATAGCTATGGTTGCTGATAAACTAAGACTACAACAAAAACTTGGCTAA
- the xerD gene encoding site-specific tyrosine recombinase XerD, whose protein sequence is MEKVLKDFVQELREDKRLSDNTLESYTRDIKKFLMYLAENNLDFKLVRKTNIIAYILYLQKVGRATSSISRSIASIRAFYKMLLRNNIITKDPTLNLESPKSEKKVPQVLSVQEIEKLLSLPNVSESKGVRDRAMLEILYATGIRVTELINLNFDDINLEIGFIKCSGNKERIIPMGKVAIEMLKTYMFDYRDKLLSNQQETALFLNFHGERMTRQGFWKIIKHYASLADINKDITPHTLRHSFAAHLIENGADLKSVQQMLGHSDISTTQVYAELIKNRISDVYKKTHPRA, encoded by the coding sequence ATGGAAAAGGTTTTAAAGGATTTTGTACAGGAGTTAAGGGAAGATAAAAGATTAAGTGACAATACCTTAGAGTCATATACTAGGGACATAAAGAAATTTTTAATGTACCTTGCAGAAAATAACTTAGACTTTAAGTTAGTAAGAAAAACTAATATAATAGCATATATTTTATATCTTCAAAAAGTTGGAAGAGCAACTTCTTCAATTTCAAGAAGTATAGCTTCTATCAGAGCCTTTTATAAAATGCTACTTAGAAACAATATAATTACTAAAGATCCTACCTTAAATCTTGAATCTCCAAAGTCCGAAAAAAAGGTTCCTCAGGTTTTAAGTGTCCAGGAAATAGAAAAATTGTTGTCACTTCCTAATGTAAGTGAATCTAAAGGGGTTCGAGATAGAGCAATGCTCGAAATTCTTTATGCAACAGGAATTAGGGTAACTGAGCTTATAAACTTAAATTTTGATGATATTAATCTTGAAATAGGGTTTATAAAATGTAGTGGAAATAAAGAGAGAATCATACCTATGGGTAAGGTTGCAATAGAAATGCTTAAGACATATATGTTCGATTACAGAGATAAATTACTTAGTAATCAACAAGAAACAGCACTATTTTTAAATTTCCATGGAGAAAGAATGACTAGGCAAGGGTTTTGGAAAATAATAAAACATTATGCATCATTGGCGGATATAAATAAAGATATAACACCACATACCCTTAGACATTCATTTGCAGCTCACCTAATTGAAAATGGGGCAGATTTAAAGTCTGTGCAACAAATGCTAGGACATTCAGATATATCGACTACGCAAGTATACGCTGAACTAATAAAAAATAGAATCAGCGATGTATATAAAAAGACTCATCCTAGAGCATAG
- a CDS encoding pyrimidine-nucleoside phosphorylase — protein MRISDIILKKRKGYSLSKEEIEFFIDGYTNGSIPDYQASALLMAIFFRGMDREETLSLTMAMVNSGNRIDLSGIKGIKVDKHSTGGVGDKISICLGPMVAAAGAPVAKMSGRGLGHTGGTIDKLESINGMRLNLTQEEFINNVNEVGISIASQTGKIAPADKKIYALRDVTATVDNLSLIAASVMSKKIASGADGVVLDVKMGSGAFMKTIDDATELAKEMVSIGEGAGKHMVALVTNMDEPLGYNIGNSLEVIEAIDVLNGKGPEDVLELSLEIGSYMLLLSKKFNSLSEAREKLLSVIENKQALLKFKEMVKIQGGDPEFIDNPELFKKAKNTLKVISSNTGYIKHIDSEEIGRAALLLGAGRENKDSIIDMSAGVKLIKKVGNFVSEGEAIALLYYNDSGNIEEAREKILSAYTVTEKKVTPSKLILDVITKDNM, from the coding sequence ATGAGGATTTCTGATATTATACTAAAAAAAAGAAAAGGATATAGTCTTTCTAAAGAAGAAATTGAGTTTTTTATAGATGGATACACAAATGGAAGTATACCTGATTATCAGGCATCAGCACTTTTAATGGCAATTTTCTTTAGGGGAATGGACAGAGAAGAAACGCTAAGCCTAACTATGGCTATGGTTAACTCTGGTAATAGAATTGATTTATCAGGTATAAAGGGAATAAAGGTAGATAAGCACTCAACAGGAGGAGTTGGAGATAAAATATCAATATGTTTAGGTCCTATGGTTGCAGCCGCAGGGGCTCCAGTTGCTAAAATGTCGGGAAGAGGGCTTGGACATACTGGTGGAACCATAGATAAGCTTGAATCAATAAATGGTATGAGACTTAATCTAACTCAGGAGGAGTTTATTAATAATGTTAATGAGGTAGGTATATCAATTGCTTCCCAAACTGGAAAGATAGCTCCAGCGGATAAAAAAATATATGCATTAAGAGACGTTACTGCAACAGTAGATAATTTGTCGCTAATAGCCGCTAGTGTTATGAGTAAGAAAATAGCATCTGGAGCAGATGGTGTTGTACTAGATGTTAAAATGGGTTCAGGAGCATTTATGAAGACTATTGATGATGCAACAGAACTTGCAAAGGAAATGGTATCAATAGGTGAAGGTGCTGGGAAGCATATGGTAGCTTTAGTAACCAATATGGATGAACCTCTAGGATATAATATAGGAAATTCTCTTGAAGTAATAGAAGCAATAGATGTTTTAAATGGAAAAGGTCCAGAGGATGTACTAGAATTATCACTTGAAATAGGATCATATATGCTTTTATTATCTAAAAAGTTTAATTCACTAAGTGAAGCAAGGGAAAAACTTTTAAGTGTAATTGAAAATAAACAGGCACTTTTGAAATTTAAGGAAATGGTTAAAATTCAAGGAGGAGACCCAGAATTTATTGATAATCCTGAGTTGTTTAAAAAGGCTAAAAATACACTTAAGGTTATATCGTCGAACACAGGATATATTAAACATATTGATTCGGAAGAAATAGGAAGAGCAGCATTACTTCTTGGTGCGGGAAGAGAAAATAAAGATAGTATTATAGATATGTCAGCAGGGGTTAAGCTTATTAAGAAAGTTGGGAATTTTGTATCTGAAGGCGAGGCAATAGCACTTCTTTACTATAATGATTCTGGTAATATAGAAGAGGCTAGAGAAAAAATCCTAAGTGCATATACAGTAACAGAAAAAAAAGTTACACCTTCAAAACTTATCTTAGATGTAATAACAAAGGATAATATGTAA
- a CDS encoding NUDIX hydrolase, with the protein MVCKEKTLESEYIYKGKILSLRKDLVSVKDGNTSYREIVEHGGAVGIVCIDDEGKVILVKQYRKAVEKVLMEIPAGKIEGREQPYYCAIRELEEETGVISDEMIFLGEFYLSAGFSSEKMYLYFCKVKKQGLQKLDGDEDLEILRLDYEKALEMVYNDEISDAKTAIGIMLSKKYI; encoded by the coding sequence ATGGTTTGTAAAGAGAAAACATTGGAAAGTGAATACATATATAAAGGAAAGATACTAAGCCTTAGAAAAGATCTTGTAAGTGTAAAAGATGGTAATACATCATATAGGGAAATTGTGGAGCATGGTGGAGCAGTTGGTATAGTATGTATTGATGATGAAGGAAAAGTTATTTTAGTTAAGCAGTACAGAAAAGCAGTAGAAAAAGTATTAATGGAAATACCAGCAGGAAAAATTGAAGGAAGAGAGCAACCATACTACTGTGCAATTAGAGAACTTGAAGAAGAAACAGGAGTAATTTCAGATGAGATGATTTTTCTAGGAGAATTTTATTTATCAGCAGGTTTCTCAAGTGAAAAGATGTATTTATATTTTTGTAAAGTAAAGAAACAAGGTTTACAAAAGCTTGATGGAGATGAGGATTTAGAAATTCTAAGACTAGATTATGAAAAAGCACTTGAAATGGTTTATAACGATGAAATCTCTGATGCTAAAACAGCAATTGGAATAATGCTTAGTAAAAAATATATTTAG
- a CDS encoding purine-nucleoside phosphorylase, which translates to MSIEKIKKASEFIKLKIKEIPEVLVILGSGLGSLAEDIQDKIEINYNDIPGFPVSTVEGHVGQFVYGSLGGKKVIMMQGRFHFYEGYEMSLVTFPIRVMAYIGVKKLIVTNAAGGVNTSFKPGDLMIIKDHINMSGTNPLIGKNLDEFGARFPDMSNAYDRQYTSLVKKIALELEVEVVEGVYVMMTGPTYETPAEVRMLRVLGADATGMSTVPEVIVAKHSGMNVLGISCITNMAAGILDKPLSHDEVIETSNLVKEKFKLLIKNIVSEI; encoded by the coding sequence ATGAGCATAGAAAAAATAAAAAAGGCTAGTGAGTTTATAAAGTTAAAAATTAAAGAAATCCCAGAAGTTCTAGTTATATTAGGGTCAGGTCTTGGAAGTCTTGCTGAGGATATTCAAGATAAAATAGAGATTAATTATAATGATATACCAGGGTTTCCGGTATCAACTGTTGAAGGTCATGTAGGTCAGTTCGTATACGGTAGTCTCGGAGGCAAAAAAGTTATAATGATGCAGGGAAGATTCCACTTTTATGAAGGCTATGAAATGTCTTTAGTAACATTTCCTATAAGAGTTATGGCTTATATAGGAGTGAAGAAACTTATAGTAACGAATGCTGCAGGTGGAGTTAATACATCATTTAAGCCAGGAGATTTAATGATAATAAAAGACCATATAAATATGTCAGGAACTAATCCTTTAATTGGGAAAAATCTTGATGAGTTTGGAGCAAGGTTCCCAGATATGTCAAATGCATACGACAGGCAATATACTTCATTAGTAAAGAAGATAGCATTAGAATTAGAAGTAGAGGTTGTAGAAGGGGTTTATGTTATGATGACAGGCCCAACCTATGAAACTCCAGCGGAGGTTAGAATGCTTAGAGTACTTGGAGCAGATGCAACAGGTATGTCTACTGTTCCAGAGGTAATTGTAGCTAAACATTCCGGTATGAATGTTCTTGGTATATCATGTATTACTAATATGGCTGCTGGAATTTTAGATAAGCCACTTTCACATGATGAGGTTATAGAAACTTCTAACTTGGTTAAAGAAAAATTTAAATTGCTTATTAAAAATATCGTTTCAGAAATTTAA
- the spoIVB gene encoding SpoIVB peptidase, translating to MKIKYTKILITLSIIIAVTFSFAFVKVASLPSVVKITNNKLELVNLSDKKLKSNFIYTVEAFSKNSSTSNQNINLNVKLFGLIPVKKVTLNLKPEVKVIPGGKPVGIKLLTEGIIVVGFSDVETKNGKKESPGVGAGIEIGDILLEANGEELVDINTLSNTISKSKGKIVKFKIKRKDSIISKSINPIESDESSQYKIGLWVRNSTSGVGTLTFYEENSGKFGALGHPINDVDTGKMLSIKEGSTYNAKIISVEKGEKGKPGELRGVFTEKDKVGSLNKNTFSGVYGISPEMWSDLQSKKAIPIARQSEVKEGPAKILACVDGTETKEYDIIIERLNSQTKPSPKSMIIKVIDNELLEKTGGIVQGMSGSPIIQDGKLVGAVTHVFVNKPNMGYGIYIEWMLNEVKLAS from the coding sequence TTGAAAATAAAATACACAAAAATACTAATAACTTTATCAATAATTATTGCCGTTACTTTTTCATTTGCATTTGTTAAAGTAGCATCTTTACCTAGTGTAGTTAAAATTACTAATAATAAACTAGAACTAGTTAACCTATCTGATAAAAAGTTAAAGTCAAACTTTATATATACAGTGGAAGCTTTTAGTAAAAATTCATCTACTAGTAATCAAAATATAAATTTAAATGTTAAACTATTTGGTTTAATACCTGTAAAAAAAGTTACTTTAAATTTAAAGCCTGAGGTAAAGGTAATACCTGGAGGGAAACCAGTAGGAATTAAGCTTTTAACTGAAGGTATTATTGTTGTAGGTTTTTCAGATGTAGAAACTAAAAATGGAAAAAAAGAAAGTCCAGGAGTTGGTGCTGGAATAGAAATAGGTGATATTCTTCTAGAAGCTAATGGAGAAGAGTTAGTTGATATAAATACATTATCTAATACAATTTCGAAGTCAAAGGGTAAAATAGTAAAGTTTAAGATTAAGAGAAAAGATAGTATTATAAGCAAATCTATAAATCCTATAGAGTCTGATGAATCTTCTCAATATAAAATAGGATTATGGGTAAGAAATTCTACTTCTGGGGTTGGAACACTTACTTTTTATGAAGAAAATTCCGGTAAATTTGGAGCACTTGGTCATCCTATAAATGATGTTGATACAGGAAAGATGCTTTCTATAAAAGAAGGTAGCACTTATAATGCAAAAATAATTTCTGTAGAAAAAGGAGAAAAAGGAAAACCTGGAGAATTAAGAGGAGTATTTACCGAAAAAGATAAGGTAGGAAGTTTGAACAAAAATACATTTAGTGGTGTATATGGGATATCTCCTGAAATGTGGAGTGACTTACAAAGTAAGAAAGCAATACCAATTGCAAGACAAAGTGAAGTAAAAGAAGGGCCTGCGAAAATTTTAGCTTGTGTTGATGGTACAGAAACGAAGGAATATGATATTATAATAGAGAGACTTAATTCTCAAACAAAACCAAGTCCTAAAAGTATGATTATAAAGGTAATAGATAATGAGCTTTTAGAAAAAACTGGTGGTATAGTTCAAGGTATGAGTGGAAGTCCTATAATACAAGATGGAAAACTTGTTGGGGCTGTTACTCATGTGTTTGTTAATAAACCTAATATGGGTTATGGTATATATATTGAATGGATGTTAAATGAAGTTAAATTAGCATCCTAA
- the spoIIM gene encoding stage II sporulation protein M — MGTLLNERVTRNIKENMGIYFLILLFFSVGLAIGGFAIKSLEAGEKQELLAYMNSFFKIYSGEQVSGFSIFIQSAKNNLFSILIIWALSLTIVGVPVALIVVGFRGFILGFSVGFFIESMGLKGLVFSLVGIIPQNIVYIPCILITSALSLTFSIAVIKRKRSKGFYNQGGISIVSYSTIIGTIFLITLLGSLVEGFISPTIIKALSGYFIIG, encoded by the coding sequence ATGGGAACTCTTTTAAATGAACGAGTTACGAGAAATATAAAGGAGAACATGGGAATTTACTTTTTAATATTATTATTTTTCTCAGTAGGTCTTGCTATAGGAGGGTTTGCTATTAAATCTCTCGAAGCAGGAGAAAAACAAGAGCTTTTAGCCTATATGAATAGCTTTTTTAAGATTTATTCTGGAGAACAAGTATCAGGATTTTCAATATTTATTCAATCAGCTAAAAATAATTTGTTTTCAATTTTAATAATTTGGGCTTTAAGTTTGACAATTGTAGGAGTTCCAGTTGCATTAATTGTAGTAGGATTTAGAGGATTTATACTTGGATTCTCAGTAGGATTTTTTATTGAAAGTATGGGACTTAAAGGACTTGTGTTTTCATTAGTAGGTATAATTCCACAGAACATAGTATATATTCCTTGTATACTTATTACGTCAGCTCTTAGCTTAACATTCTCTATAGCTGTAATTAAAAGAAAAAGGAGTAAAGGGTTTTATAATCAAGGAGGAATAAGTATTGTTTCCTATAGTACTATTATAGGAACTATCTTCCTTATAACTCTACTTGGAAGTTTAGTTGAAGGCTTTATAAGTCCAACAATAATAAAGGCTCTTTCAGGGTATTTTATAATTGGTTAG
- the recN gene encoding DNA repair protein RecN yields the protein MLLALHIKNFALIDEADIRFTSGLNMLTGETGAGKSILIDSINFILGDKQTKDIIRFGEDSAFVEGIFSVNIDEVNLLLNENGIEVEDNLIISREISKTGKSVSRINGKAVTVGFLKSIGKYLIDIHGQHEHQSLLNDELNIKLLDLFCGNKLERVKEEYIEKYKRYSYVIENIKKLSTNEKEKLRMIDLLSFQSQEIVEANLKIGEDEELISSKELMMNSGKIYSSLNTIYNKLYSTTIGEAAYDALGSALTSFNSIENYDDRIKQMKESCEDIYYRLEALLEDVRDYRLSIDFNEDILNEVEERLNLINKLKRKYGSTIDEVIDYNEKILKELSDIEKSDDTIINLEHESESLAKTLNLLSHEMTVIRRENAIKLQDLIESQLKSLGMEKAIFEVKVIEEERFQINGKNSVKFLMTANPGQPLKALSKIASGGEISRIMLAIKTVIADIDSIPTLIFDEVDTGVSGRTAQAVAEKMAIISREHQILCITHLPQIAAMSDNHYKIQKSVKNNITLTEVALLTKDEKIEELARLLGGAEITDLTRKNALEVLELAQSYKTSLTI from the coding sequence ATGCTTCTAGCACTTCATATAAAAAACTTTGCATTAATTGATGAAGCAGATATAAGATTTACCTCAGGACTTAACATGTTAACTGGAGAAACCGGGGCAGGTAAATCGATTTTGATAGATTCTATAAACTTTATACTTGGAGATAAGCAAACAAAGGATATTATAAGATTTGGAGAGGATTCAGCTTTTGTTGAAGGTATATTTTCAGTAAACATAGATGAAGTAAATTTACTTTTAAATGAAAATGGAATAGAAGTAGAAGATAATCTAATAATATCAAGAGAAATAAGTAAAACAGGAAAAAGTGTATCCAGAATTAATGGAAAAGCAGTTACAGTAGGATTTTTAAAATCTATAGGAAAATACCTTATAGATATTCATGGACAACATGAACATCAATCCTTACTTAATGATGAATTAAATATAAAGCTTTTAGATTTATTTTGTGGGAATAAATTAGAAAGAGTTAAGGAAGAATACATAGAAAAGTATAAAAGATATTCTTATGTAATAGAAAATATCAAAAAGCTTTCTACAAATGAAAAAGAAAAGCTTAGAATGATAGATTTATTATCATTTCAGTCCCAAGAAATTGTTGAGGCAAATTTGAAAATCGGTGAAGATGAAGAGCTTATATCATCAAAAGAATTAATGATGAATTCAGGAAAGATATATTCATCATTAAATACGATTTATAATAAGTTATATTCAACGACTATTGGAGAGGCAGCATATGATGCATTAGGGTCAGCTTTAACTAGTTTTAATTCTATAGAGAATTATGATGATAGAATTAAACAAATGAAGGAGTCCTGTGAAGATATATACTATCGTTTAGAAGCTTTATTAGAAGATGTTAGAGATTATAGGCTTTCTATAGATTTTAATGAGGATATATTAAATGAAGTAGAGGAAAGACTTAATTTAATTAATAAACTAAAAAGAAAATATGGTTCTACAATAGATGAGGTTATAGATTATAATGAAAAAATTCTAAAGGAATTATCAGATATAGAAAAAAGTGATGATACAATTATAAATCTTGAACATGAAAGTGAGTCATTAGCTAAAACTCTTAATCTACTTTCACATGAAATGACAGTTATTAGAAGAGAAAATGCTATTAAGCTACAAGATTTAATAGAGTCTCAGTTAAAATCTCTTGGAATGGAAAAGGCTATTTTTGAAGTTAAAGTAATTGAAGAAGAAAGATTCCAGATAAATGGTAAAAATTCTGTAAAGTTTTTAATGACTGCAAATCCAGGGCAGCCTTTAAAAGCACTTTCAAAAATTGCTTCTGGAGGTGAAATATCTAGAATAATGCTTGCTATTAAAACTGTAATAGCAGATATAGATAGTATACCTACACTTATTTTTGATGAAGTAGATACAGGTGTAAGTGGAAGAACAGCGCAAGCTGTAGCTGAAAAAATGGCTATAATATCTAGAGAGCATCAAATACTTTGTATTACTCACTTACCACAAATAGCTGCGATGAGTGATAATCATTATAAAATACAAAAAAGTGTAAAGAATAATATTACATTAACAGAGGTTGCACTACTTACTAAAGATGAAAAAATAGAAGAGTTAGCTAGATTGCTCGGTGGAGCAGAAATAACTGATCTAACTAGAAAAAATGCTCTTGAAGTTTTAGAGTTAGCACAAAGCTATAAAACTTCATTAACTATATAA